In the genome of Nycticebus coucang isolate mNycCou1 chromosome 12, mNycCou1.pri, whole genome shotgun sequence, one region contains:
- the LOC128561090 gene encoding LOW QUALITY PROTEIN: ATP-dependent RNA helicase DHX8-like (The sequence of the model RefSeq protein was modified relative to this genomic sequence to represent the inferred CDS: inserted 7 bases in 6 codons; substituted 2 bases at 2 genomic stop codons): MLPPLPWVSSVHPHSYTQECDSDPAVTICSEEVYRMAAAAAAQGFLIHDWLWNLKLPQASNSHVWMPMPRVLEESILKPGFYLTYYFSELFLGDLERTDRCSHEGKGELVALADWSGRQPVRSGLMELYKRSGRCKAARTRLEQLPGRSSKEEGGPGKVVTTAVAVALEGAVIRSEAGPVEELAKLEYLSLVSKVCTELDNPLGINDKDLAEFGISVAEKNTTFHTFKASPVKNDAEFTDSLTSNLLRLIQTMRSPEKPSTSQGPVKARTRKEKPKELFLVLCQPDNPSVRTMLEEDDVKVALRELEALMPRAADQEGERRPXAGRRSCSQNQERSRGRDRRSRRRSRWRPRSRTRERNKGQSGHRSRNGSRSLPPPPTPRDRKEXGRRAASRRGGPPPEEPATGDMDSGRVISVVQFSCFVQLEAPRKRREGVVRVSQLQWEGRGAAEGSKGCRVKVKVLPFTGAKTSLSPKDVGQETGEDLNPNQRRNLVRETHEEASVRNPDRPSHLLVXSCPXRGGRAAEHRHQARVSDTEKWEIKQMIAANVLSKEEFPDFDEETGLLPKVDDEEDEDMEIELVEEEPPFLTGHTKPSMDMSPIKXVKNPDGSLSQDPDGSLSQAFALAKERGELKQAQREAEMDSVPMGLNXHWVDPLPVAEGSPIAANVRDIGVMPNHIPKWKKHAFGGNQASYGKKTQMSIIEQRENLPIYKLKEQLVQAVHDNQILIVIGETGSGKTMQITQYLAQAVYISRGKIGYTQPTRVAAMLVAKRVSEVFDCCLGQEVGYSIRFEDCISPQMVIKYLTDEMLLRECLIDPDLTQYAIIMLDKAHERTIHTDVLFGLLKKTVQKWQDMKLIVTSATLEVVKFSQYFYEAPIFTIPDQTYPVEILYTKESEGDYLDASLITVMQIHLAEPPGDILVFLTGQEEIDTACEILYERMKSLGPDVPELIILPVYSALPSEMQTQIFDPSPPGSRKVVIATNIAETSLTIDGIYYVVDPGFVKQSVYNSKTGMDQFLVMPISQAQAKQRAGRARRMGPGKCYRLYTECAYQDEMLTTNVPEIXRMNLASIVLSLKAMGINDLLSFDFMDAPPGETLVTAMEQLCTLGALDDEGLLTLLGRRMVEFPLELMLCRMLIMAVHLRCSKEMLTVVSMLSVQSIFYRPKDKQALVDQKKAKFHHTEGDHLTLLAVYNSWKNKFSKPWCCENYIQARSLYWAQDIQKQMLGIMDRHKLDVVSCGKFTVQVQKAICSGFFRNAAKKDXEGYRTLIDQQVVHIHPFSALFHRQPEWVVYHKLVLTTREYMCEVTTINPRWLVELAPAFFKVSNPTKVSKQKQQQHLEPLCNRYEEPKAWRIILGHLSVLKGKLGHLSPLQQPRAWT, encoded by the exons ATGCTCCCACCACTGCCTTGGGTCTCCTCTGTCCATCCCCACTCATACACGCAGGAATGTGACAGTGACCCTGCAGTGACCATTTGCTCAGAGGAGGTCTACCGAAtggcagcagcagctgcagcacagGGATTCCTGATCCATGACTGGCTTTGGAACCTCAAGCTTCCCCAAGCCAGTAATTCCCATGTGTGGATGCCTATGCCTAGG GTCTTGGAGGAGAGCATTTTAAAGCCTGGCTTCTACTTGACCTACTACTTCTCTGAATTGTTCCTTGGGGATCTAGAAAGGACAGACAGAT GTTCCCACGAAGGTAAAGGCGAGCTAGTGGCTCTCGCTGATTGGTCAGGCCGCCAGCCAGTGAGGAGCGGCCTCATGG AGCTTTATAAAAGAAGCGGACGGTGCAAAGCAGCCAGAACCCGGCTGGAGCAGCTCCCAGGGAGGAGCTCTAAGGAAGAAGGAGGCCCAGGGAAAGTTGTCACCACGGCAGTGGCTGTGGCCCTGGAGGGAGCCGTAATCAGGTCGGAGGCAGGCCCCGTGGAAGAACTCGCCAAACTCGAGTATCTGTCTCTGGTGTCCAAGGTTTGCACTGAGCTGGACAATCCCCTGGGGATCAACGACAAGGATCTAGCCGAGTTTGGGATCAGTGTTGCTGAGAAGAATACCACCTTTCATACTTTTAAGGCTTCTCCGGTCAAAAACGATGCAGAATTCACGGATTCTCTTACTAGTAACTTGCTGCGTCTCATACAAACCATGCGGTCCCCAGAAAAGCCTTCTACAAGCCAAGGTCCAGTTAAGGCGAGAACCCGGAAGGAAAAGCCGAAGGAACTTTTCCTGGTCCTTTGCCAACCAGACAACCCTTCTGTTCGGACCATGCTGGAAGAGGATGATGTTAAAGTTGCCCTGAGAGAACTGGAAGCTTTGATGCCTCGTGCAGCAGACCAGGAAGGGGAGAGACGCC GCGCCGGGCGGAGGAGCTGCAGCCAAAATCAAGAGCGAAGCCGAGGTCGAGACCGCAGGTCAAGGCGCCGATCCCGCTGGCGACCGCGCTCCAGGACCCGGGAGAGAAACAAAGGGCAGTCTGGACATAGGTCCAGGAACGGAAGTCggagcctccccccaccccccacccccagggaccGGAAGG CGGGACGGAGGGCGGCATCAAGGAGGGGCGGTCCTCCCCCTGAGGAGCCAGCCACCGGGGACATGGACAGTGGCAGAGTCATCAGCGTCGTGCAGTTCAGCTGCTTTGTGCAGCTGGAAGCGCCAAGGAAGCGGAGGGAAGGCGTCGTGCGGGTCTCCCAGCTCCAATGGGAAGGCCGCGGGGCCGCTGAGGGGAGCAAAGGCTGCAGAGTGAAAGTGAAAGTTCTGCCCTTCACCGGggccaagaccagcctgagccccaaGGATGTGGGTCAAGAGACCGGAGAAGATTTAAACCCAAACCAACGACGAAATCTTGTCAGGGAGACTCATGAGGAGGCCTCAGTGCGGAATCCGGACAGACCCAGTCACCTCCTGGT GTCATGCCCCTGAAGGGGAGGACGAGCTGCCGAACACAGGCACCAGGCCCGCGTCTCTGACACAGAGAAGTGGGAGATCAAACAGATGATCGCTGCCAATGTGCTTTCCAAAGAAGAATTTCCAGACTTTGATGAAGAGACTGGCCTTCTCCCTAAGGTGGATGATGAAGAAGATGAGGATATGGAGATTGAACTGGTTGAGGAAGAGCCTCCCTTCCTAACAGGGCACACCAAGCCAAGCATGGACATGAGCCCCATTA ATGTGAAGAACCCAGATGGCTCCCTCTCCCAAGACCCAGATGGCTCCCTCTCCCAAGCCTTTGCCTTGGCCAAAGAAAGGGGGGAACTCAAGCAGGCACAGCGGGAAGCTGAGATGGATTCTGTTCCTATGGGACTCA AACACTGGGTTGACCCTCTGCCCGTTGCTGAAGGCAGTCCGATTGCTGCCAATGTGAGGGATATTGGGGTGATGCCTAACCACATTCCTAAGTGGAAGAAGCATGCCTTTGGGGGAAACCAAGCTTCTTATGGAAAGAAGACCCAGATGTCAATCATTGAGCAGAGGGAGAACCTGCCCATCTACAAACTGAAGGAGCAGCTGGTCCAGGCTGTCCATGACAATCAGATCCTGATTGTTATTGGGGAGACGGGATCTGGCAAGACAATGCAGATCACCCAGTACCTGGCACAGGCTGTCTACATTTCCAGGGGCAAGATTGGGTATACCCAGCCTACTAGAGTGGCAGCCATGTTGGTGGCCAAAAGAGTATCAGAGGTGTTTGATTGCTGCTTAGGCCAAGAGGTGGGCTACAGCATTCGATTTGAAGATTGCATTAGCCCCCAAATGGTCATCAAGTACCTGACTGATGAGATGTTGCTCAGAGAGTGCCTGATTGACCCTGACCTCACTCAGTATGCCATCATCATGTTGGACAAGGCGCATGAGAGGACAATTCACACTGATGTACTCTTTggattattgaaaaagacagttCAGAAATGGCAGGACATGAAGCTGATTGTCACCTCAGCCACCTTGGAAGTGGTAAAGTTttctcagtacttctatgaagcTCCCATCTTCACTATCCCAGATCAGACATACCCAGTGGAAATATTGTACACAAAGGAATCTGAGGGAGATTATCTGGATGCCAGCCTGATCACTGTCATGCAGATCCATTTAGCAGAGCCACCAGGTGACATCCTGGTCTTCCTGACTGGTCAGGAAGAGATTGATACAGCTTGTGAGATCTTATATGAAAGAATGAAATCCCTGGGACCTGATGTCCCCGAGTTAATTATTCTCCCAGTGTACTCTGCTCTTCCCAGTGAGATGCAGACCCAAATCTTTGACCCATCTCCACCAGGCAGCAGAAAGGTTGTAATTGCCACCAACATCGCAGAGACATCACTGACAATAGATGGCATCTACTATGTTGTGGACCCTGGATTTGTGAAGCAGAGTGTTTACAATTCGAAGACAGGGATGGACCAGTTTCTGGTGATGCCTATTTCTCAGGCACAGGCAAAGCAACGAGCTGGCAGAGCTAGGAGAATGGGCCCTGGAAAGTGTTACAGGCTATACACAGAATGTGCCTACCAGGATGAAATGCTGACCACCAATGTGCCAGAAATATAGAGAATGAACTTAGCCAGCATAGTGCTGTCTCTCAAGGCAATGGGCATAAATGACCTGCTGTCCTTTGATTTCATGGATGCTCCCCCAGGGGAAACTTTGGTCACAGCCATGGAGCAGCTGTGTACACTGGGGGCCCTGGATGATGAGGGCTTGCTCACTCTCCTGGGCCGCAGGATGGTAGAGTTTCCTCTGGAGCTGATGCTGTGCAGAATGCTGATCATGGCTGTGCATCTGAGATGCAGCAAGGAAATGCTGACCGTTGTATCCATGCTGTCTGTCCAAAGCATCTTCTACAGACCCAAGGACAAACAAGCCCTTGTTGATCAGAAGAAGGCCAAGTTTCACCACACTGAAGGGGACCACCTCACCCTGCTGGCTGTGTACAACTCCTGGAAAAACAAGTTCTCAAAACCATGGTGCTGTGAGAACTATATCCAGGCTCGTTCCCTGTACTGGGCCCAGGACATTCAGAAGCAGATGTTAGGCATAATGGACAGGCACAAGCTGGATGTCGTTTCCTGTGGTAAGTTCACAGTCCAAGTGCAGAAGGCCATCTGCAGTGGGTTCTTCCGTAATGCTGCCAAGAAGG AGGAGGGTTACCGGACACTGATTGACCAGCAGGTGGTCCACATCCATCCTTTCAGTGCTCTCTTCCACAGACAGCCAGAATGGGTGGTGTACCACAAGCTGGTGCTCACCACGAGGGAATACATGTGTGAGGTCACCACCATCAACCCCCGGTGGCTTGTGGAGTTGGCCCCAGCCTTCTTCAAGGTCTCCAACCCAACCAAAGTAAgcaagcagaagcagcagcagcatcttGAACCCTTGTGCAACCGCTACGAAGAGCCCAAGGCCTGGAGAATAATCCTGGGCCATCTGTCAGTGCTGAAAGGCAAGCTTGGCCATTTGTCTCCCCTGCAGCAGCCTAGGGCTTGGACTTAA